From one Triticum urartu cultivar G1812 chromosome 3, Tu2.1, whole genome shotgun sequence genomic stretch:
- the LOC125547037 gene encoding histone H3.v1-like — protein sequence MPSYTEAPSESEEEEYVPDGEEEEAEEEGEEEEAEEEGEEEAEEGGGEVDPALWGDLPPGSSQGWLRGNAGLPTPPSIEEHKWLIEPVGTENWILHGKGRKPNGLITVLLKEFWPGLLCPRPDRDPQ from the exons ATGCCCTCCTATACAGAGGCACCTTCTGAGTCTGAGGAGGAGGAGTATGTTCCTgatggcgaggaggaggaggccgaggaggagggtgaggaggaggaggccgaggaggagggtgaggaggaggccgaggagggTGGAGGGGAGGTTGATCCCGCGTTGTGGGGTGACTTGCCACCGGGTTCTTCGCAGGGGTGGCTGCGTGGTAATGCCGGACTACCTACACCACCTTCTATCGAGGAGCACAAGTGGCTCATTGAACCTGTGGGGACAGA AAACTGGATCCTTCACGGAAAGGGCCGTAAACCGAACGGCCTTATCACTGTCCTGTTGAAGGAGTTTTGGCCTGGCCTATTATGCCCGCGGCCAGACAGGGACCCGCAGTAG
- the LOC125547036 gene encoding uncharacterized protein LOC125547036: MITKFWQLYRVLDEHKARADVVLLAAAKKKARQLQYEVRWVAVSQYYHYYLHQKMPKTQAQKLRLTLSKEQFMMVVPRWCYGRHDGWASLVDRWLGADAEFAAKSIKARANRGDDGTHGQGNRNHWGFKAMKEDKLKRPLSDMESWTLARERSHRKEGESQSTTRRWWPSRGIRMAGIRVSMA; the protein is encoded by the exons ATGATCACCAAATTTTGG CAACTCTATAGAGTTCTTGACGAGCACAAGGCCAGAGCCGACGTGGTCTTGCTTGCGGCTGCGAAGAAGAAAGCTCGTCAGTTGCAGTACGAGGTGCGCTGGGTTGCCGTCTCGCAGTACTACCACTACTACCTGCACCAAAAGATGCCCAAAACTCAAGCGCAGAAGCTACGACTTACCTTGAGCAAGGAGCAGTTCATGATG GTTGTTCCTCGTTGGTGCTATGGAAGGCATGACGGATGGGCGAGTTTGGTGGATAGGTGGCTCGGCGCCGATGCAGAGTTTGCTGCCAAGAGCATCAAGGCCCGGGCTAACCGTGGAGACGACGGGACACACGGCCAAGGAAACAGGAACCACTGGGGCTTCAAGGCCATGAAG GAGGACAAGTTGAAGAGGCCGCTCTCAGACATGGAGTCGTGGACGCTGGCCCGCGAGCGGAGTCATCGCAAGGAGGGCGAGAGCCA ATCGACGACACGGCGGTGGTGGCCATCCAGGGGAATAAGAATGGCCGGTATCCGTGTTTCGATGGCTTGA